The Chlorocebus sabaeus isolate Y175 chromosome 16, mChlSab1.0.hap1, whole genome shotgun sequence genome window below encodes:
- the LOC119620254 gene encoding olfactory receptor 1P1 yields MGLTQGVFPLTSELLEGGNQTSTFEFLLWGLSDQAQQQHILFLLFLWMYAVTVAGNLLIVLAIGTDTHLHTPMYFFLASLSCTDIFFTSTTVPKALVNIQTQSRSISYAGCLAQLYFFLTFGDMDIFLLAVMAYDRYVAICHPLHYMMIMSLHRCAVLVAACWTLTSLVAMTHTFLISQLSFCSKIIPDFFCDLGPLMKVSCFDTQVNELVLLFLGGTVILIPFMLILVSYIRIVSAVLRAPSVQGRRKAFSTCGSHLVVVALFFGTVIRAYLCPSSSSSSSVEEDTAAAVMYTVVTPLLNPFIYSLRNKDMKAAVVRLLKGRVSFSQGQGQ; encoded by the coding sequence ATGGGGCTCACTCAAGGTGTTTTTCCTCTGACTTCTGAGCTCCTGGAAGGAGGGAATCAGACTAGTACCTTTGAGTTCCTCCTCTGGGGACTCTCAGACCAGGCACAGCAGCAACACATCCTCTTCCTGTTGTTTCTGTGGATGTACGCGGTCACTGTGGCTGGGAACCTCCTCATTGTCCTGGCCATTGGCACTgacacacacctccacacccccatgtacttcttcctTGCCAGCTTGTCGTGCACAGACATCTTTTTCACCTCCACCACCGTGCCCAAGGCCCTGGTGAACATCCAGACCCAGAGCAGGTCCATTTCCTATGCAGGGTGCTTGGCACAGCTCTACTTCTTCTTGACTTTTGGGGACATGGACATCTTTCTCCTGGCTGTAATGGCCTATGACCGCTATGTGGCCATTTGCCACCCACTCCACTATATGATGATCATGAGTCTCCACCGCTGTGCCGTCCTGGTGGCCGCCTGCTGGACCCTCACGAGTCTTGTCGCTATGACTCACACCTTCCTCATATCCCAGCTTTCCTTCTGCTCTAAGATCATTCCTGACTTCTTCTGTGATTTGGGACCGCTGATGAAGGTGTCTTGCTTTGACACCCAGGTCAATGAGCTTGTGCTCCTTTTCCTAGGGGGAACAGTCATTTTAATCCCTTTTATGCTCATCCTGGTCTCTTATATCCGCATTGTTTCAGCCGTCCTCAGGGCGCCCTCTGTCCAGGGAAGGCGCAAGGCCTTCTCTACCTGCGGCTCTCACCTCGTTGTTGTTGCTCTGTTCTTCGGGACGGTGATCAGGGCGTATCTGTGCccttcatcctcttcctccaGCTCAGTAGAGGAGGATACAGCGGCTGCTGTCATGTACACAGTGGTGACTCCCCTGCTAAACCCCTTTATTTATAGCCTGCGGAACAAGGACATGAAGGCTGCAGTGGTTAGACTTCTCAAGGGCAGAGTCTCCTTCTCACAGGGCCAGGGCCAGTGA